In one Streptomyces mirabilis genomic region, the following are encoded:
- a CDS encoding RapZ C-terminal domain-containing protein translates to MSIGWVHDDEEAEYAGILQRADIAIDLRRHFRDPHVRADLRQLTAHDQVVRDTVMNTLGARQVLAATALQVQGYLAGPTAAPLTRRLQAFRQGQASAGGRCWTRAGRR, encoded by the coding sequence GTGTCCATCGGGTGGGTGCACGACGACGAAGAGGCCGAGTACGCAGGCATCCTGCAGCGCGCGGACATCGCCATCGACCTGCGCCGCCACTTCCGCGACCCGCACGTCCGTGCCGACCTGCGTCAGCTCACCGCCCACGACCAGGTCGTACGCGACACCGTCATGAACACCCTGGGCGCCCGCCAGGTCCTCGCCGCGACCGCACTGCAGGTCCAGGGCTACCTCGCCGGGCCGACGGCCGCGCCGCTGACGCGACGGCTGCAGGCCTTCCGTCAGGGCCAGGCATCAGCAGGAGGGAGGTGCTGGACGAGGGCCGGCCGGCGCTAG
- a CDS encoding response regulator transcription factor, whose product MSLTLATSHAEAPVPALAPREQETLRHIAAGRTYLQTARHMGLSKHTVDAYLRRIRAKLNINSTAELTRLAISLGL is encoded by the coding sequence ATGAGCCTCACACTCGCCACGTCGCACGCCGAAGCCCCCGTCCCCGCGCTGGCCCCCCGCGAGCAGGAGACGCTGCGACATATCGCCGCAGGGCGCACCTACCTGCAGACGGCCCGCCACATGGGACTCTCCAAGCACACCGTCGACGCCTACCTCCGCCGTATCCGGGCCAAGCTCAACATCAACAGCACCGCCGAACTCACCCGGCTGGCCATCTCCCTGGGCCTGTGA
- a CDS encoding SpoIIE family protein phosphatase: MERGARQLLGYPPSEVVGQPAARLPADGAGTAGAAALRDAAGRERWSGTAAPRHRDGRRLRRELLGHHRTAEGPVTEWLVVSAVTGTPEGRTPAGPPEGEAAGGAAPGNEAAGSTTPGSGTPRSGTYGSGTSGSGRLGEWAFRQAPCVMAVFDADLRLVRANAGMEQVLSLTEDQMRGLRLPEIVPHPVSDETEAKMRRVLEGGGPQQLRAGAGPAGTGANDGWSTSLVPLEDPAGHVRAVCLAAHQRLQEHLARQRMLLLSEASSRIGTTADSGRTAQELADIAVPGLADFAAVDLLDAPRHGGEPSPAAPARPLAATRTAVRSVLDDGPPASAAGTAGTKTLYPALSPVARCLAQGHGALYDAADPDLLRWARQDPGAAQLLGSTTHSVMVVPMRAHGATLGVALFGRHRHAEPFETDDLWLAEELTAKAAVSIHTARRGSREHTSTMTLQRSLLPQTLPDQGALDIATRYLPAGTRAGVGGDWFDVIPLSGARVALVVGDVVGHGIRASATMGRLRTAVRTLADVDLPPDELLTHLDDLVLHLSADESGTDDTAESAGGIGTTCLYAVYDPVSRRCALARAGHPPPAAVTPDGAVRFLDVPAGPPLGLGGLPFETFETELPEGSLLALYTDGLLAARDHDIDEALDKMFAALARPAKTLDTVCDRVLTAMLNHRPDDDIALLVARTRALHTDRVAAWDLASDPAVVARARKHATEQLTAWGLDDAAFITELTVSELVTNAIRYGRPPIQLRLIHEASTLTCEVFDSSSTAPHMRRARTFDEGGRGLLLVGQLARRWGTRHALTGKTVWAEQSLSPG; the protein is encoded by the coding sequence GTGGAGCGAGGCGCCCGGCAGTTGCTCGGCTACCCGCCCTCGGAGGTCGTGGGACAGCCCGCCGCCCGTCTGCCCGCCGACGGCGCCGGCACGGCCGGCGCGGCGGCGCTGCGGGACGCGGCCGGACGGGAGCGGTGGAGCGGCACCGCGGCACCGCGGCACCGCGACGGCCGCCGGCTGCGGCGGGAACTGCTGGGGCACCACCGCACGGCGGAGGGCCCCGTCACCGAGTGGCTCGTGGTGTCCGCCGTGACCGGCACACCCGAGGGACGAACACCCGCCGGCCCGCCCGAAGGAGAAGCAGCCGGGGGCGCGGCGCCCGGGAACGAGGCCGCCGGGAGCACGACGCCCGGAAGCGGGACGCCCAGGAGCGGGACGTACGGGAGCGGGACGTCCGGGAGCGGGCGGCTGGGGGAATGGGCGTTTCGTCAGGCGCCCTGTGTCATGGCCGTCTTCGACGCGGACCTGCGGCTGGTGCGGGCCAACGCCGGTATGGAGCAGGTGCTGTCCCTCACCGAGGACCAGATGCGCGGGCTGCGTCTGCCGGAGATCGTGCCGCATCCGGTGAGCGACGAGACCGAGGCGAAGATGCGCCGGGTGCTGGAGGGCGGCGGCCCGCAGCAACTGCGGGCGGGTGCCGGCCCCGCGGGCACCGGGGCGAACGACGGCTGGTCGACCTCCCTCGTCCCGCTGGAGGACCCCGCCGGGCACGTACGCGCGGTGTGCCTGGCGGCGCACCAGCGGCTCCAGGAGCATCTCGCCCGGCAGCGGATGCTCCTGCTGAGCGAGGCCTCGTCCCGCATCGGCACCACCGCGGACAGCGGGCGCACCGCGCAGGAACTGGCCGACATCGCCGTCCCTGGGCTCGCGGACTTCGCCGCCGTCGATCTGCTGGACGCCCCCCGGCACGGCGGCGAGCCCTCCCCCGCCGCCCCGGCCAGGCCCCTCGCCGCGACCCGTACCGCGGTGCGCTCGGTCCTCGACGACGGCCCCCCCGCCTCCGCCGCGGGCACGGCGGGCACGAAGACCCTCTACCCGGCCCTGTCACCGGTGGCCCGGTGCCTGGCCCAGGGCCACGGCGCCCTGTACGACGCGGCCGACCCCGACCTCCTCCGGTGGGCGCGGCAGGACCCGGGGGCCGCCCAGCTCCTGGGCAGCACAACGCACTCGGTGATGGTGGTGCCGATGCGGGCCCACGGCGCCACCCTCGGCGTGGCCCTCTTCGGCCGGCACCGGCACGCGGAGCCCTTCGAGACGGACGACCTGTGGCTGGCCGAGGAACTCACCGCCAAGGCGGCCGTCAGCATCCACACCGCCCGCCGCGGCAGCCGCGAGCACACCAGCACCATGACCCTGCAGCGCAGCCTGCTCCCGCAGACGCTGCCCGACCAGGGAGCCCTGGACATCGCCACCCGCTATCTGCCCGCCGGCACCCGGGCCGGCGTGGGCGGCGACTGGTTCGACGTCATCCCGCTGTCCGGTGCGCGGGTGGCCCTCGTCGTGGGCGACGTGGTCGGCCACGGCATCCGCGCCTCCGCCACCATGGGCCGGCTGCGCACCGCGGTGCGCACCCTGGCCGACGTCGACCTGCCGCCCGACGAACTGCTCACCCACCTCGACGACCTCGTCCTGCACCTGTCCGCCGACGAGAGCGGCACGGACGACACCGCCGAGAGTGCCGGGGGCATCGGCACCACCTGCCTGTACGCGGTCTACGACCCGGTCTCGCGCCGCTGCGCCCTCGCCCGGGCCGGCCACCCGCCGCCCGCCGCGGTCACCCCGGACGGCGCCGTCCGCTTCCTCGACGTCCCGGCCGGCCCGCCGCTGGGCCTGGGCGGCCTGCCGTTCGAGACCTTCGAGACCGAACTGCCCGAGGGCAGCCTCCTGGCCCTCTACACCGACGGTCTGCTCGCCGCCCGCGACCACGACATCGACGAGGCACTGGACAAGATGTTCGCCGCCCTCGCCCGCCCCGCGAAGACCCTCGACACGGTCTGCGACAGAGTCCTCACCGCCATGCTGAACCACCGTCCCGACGACGACATCGCCCTGCTCGTCGCCCGCACCCGGGCCCTGCACACCGACCGGGTCGCCGCCTGGGACCTGGCCTCCGACCCGGCCGTCGTCGCCCGGGCACGCAAGCACGCCACCGAGCAGTTGACCGCCTGGGGGCTGGACGACGCCGCCTTCATCACCGAACTGACGGTCAGTGAACTGGTCACCAACGCCATCCGCTACGGCCGGCCGCCCATCCAGCTGCGGCTGATCCACGAGGCCTCCACGCTCACCTGCGAGGTCTTCGACTCCAGCAGCACCGCCCCGCACATGCGGCGCGCCCGGACCTTCGACGAGGGCGGGCGGGGCCTGCTGCTGGTCGGCCAGCTCGCCCGGCGCTGGGGCACCCGGCACGCCCTCACCGGCAAGACCGTCTGGGCCGAGCAGTCCCTCTCCCCCGGCTGA
- a CDS encoding PP2C family protein-serine/threonine phosphatase — translation MRERIDYRALFAATPSPYLVLGRDLVIVDVNRAYLLATGRTRAELVGRYIFDAFPDNPADPGADGVRNLSASLHWVLRSKEPDTMAVQKYDIPVAGRPGAFEERWWSPINTPVLGPDGQVEWIIHRVEDVTGFVLSRLPRAQGTGVLGEREAMEAELYARARELQQLNEELRKAHGRERQIAVALQEAMLQSPDLAGHQNIAVRYMPAAGSLNVCGDWYDVVDLPGGFAVAVGDVVGHGLEAAATMGMLRSALSAAVRALHEPARALEVLGLYARSVEGALATTAAEAVIDNRVHRIRYSSAGHLPPVLVHPDGSFGLLDQATDPPLGARPRHVSRPQAELPYTPGDTLVLYTDGLIERRGEDIDVGLRRLTDTLTRHTRLAPERLADMLLARLGVSSGGRDDVALVVVRL, via the coding sequence GTGAGGGAGCGGATCGACTACCGGGCGCTGTTCGCCGCCACCCCCAGCCCGTACCTGGTGCTGGGCCGCGACCTGGTGATCGTGGACGTCAACCGGGCCTACCTCCTGGCGACCGGCCGCACCCGGGCGGAACTGGTCGGGCGGTATATCTTCGACGCCTTCCCCGACAATCCCGCGGACCCGGGCGCCGACGGGGTGCGGAATCTGAGCGCCTCCCTGCACTGGGTGCTGCGTTCGAAGGAACCGGACACCATGGCGGTGCAGAAGTACGACATCCCCGTCGCCGGCCGTCCGGGTGCGTTCGAGGAGCGCTGGTGGTCGCCGATCAACACCCCGGTGCTCGGGCCGGACGGGCAGGTGGAGTGGATCATCCACCGGGTGGAGGACGTGACCGGGTTCGTCCTGTCCCGCCTTCCGCGCGCGCAAGGGACCGGCGTGCTGGGCGAGCGGGAGGCGATGGAGGCCGAGCTGTATGCGCGGGCGCGCGAACTGCAGCAGCTGAACGAGGAACTGCGCAAGGCGCACGGCCGGGAACGCCAGATCGCCGTCGCCCTGCAGGAGGCCATGCTGCAATCACCCGACCTGGCGGGCCACCAGAACATCGCGGTGCGCTACATGCCCGCCGCCGGGTCCCTGAACGTGTGCGGCGACTGGTACGACGTGGTCGATCTGCCCGGCGGCTTCGCCGTGGCCGTCGGCGACGTCGTCGGGCACGGCCTGGAGGCCGCCGCGACGATGGGCATGCTCCGCAGCGCCCTGTCCGCGGCGGTCCGCGCCCTGCACGAGCCGGCCAGAGCGCTGGAGGTGCTGGGCCTGTATGCCCGCTCGGTGGAAGGGGCGCTGGCCACCACCGCGGCCGAGGCCGTCATCGACAACCGGGTCCACCGCATCCGCTACAGCAGCGCCGGTCATCTCCCGCCCGTCCTGGTGCATCCCGACGGGTCCTTCGGCCTGCTCGACCAGGCCACCGACCCCCCGCTGGGCGCCCGCCCCCGCCATGTGTCGCGCCCCCAGGCCGAGCTGCCCTACACCCCGGGAGACACCCTCGTGCTCTACACCGACGGGCTCATCGAACGCCGGGGAGAGGACATCGACGTCGGTCTGCGCCGGCTCACCGACACCCTCACCCGCCACACCCGTCTTGCTCCCGAACGCCTGGCCGACATGCTGCTCGCCCGCCTCGGTGTCAGCAGCGGCGGACGCGACGACGTCGCCCTGGTCGTCGTGCGCCTCTAG
- a CDS encoding DUF1153 domain-containing protein yields MSRTRWQRPLVLAVASVALATGTACAAQAAPGVTTGTSQMAPADPSHCGHGGEGGKGGEGGKGGAPGQPGEPGKPGRFGCFKFDDLPDKPKSELTGVDKIRIVLTVESGQAKKADVAKKYKISEKEFDTWDKQFRDGDWAALMGLNSLFGS; encoded by the coding sequence ATGTCCAGAACTCGCTGGCAGCGTCCGCTCGTCCTGGCGGTGGCCTCGGTGGCCCTCGCCACCGGCACCGCGTGCGCAGCCCAGGCGGCGCCGGGTGTCACCACAGGCACCAGCCAGATGGCCCCGGCCGACCCGTCCCACTGCGGCCATGGCGGGGAGGGCGGGAAGGGCGGGGAAGGCGGCAAGGGCGGTGCGCCCGGCCAGCCGGGGGAGCCCGGAAAGCCCGGCCGGTTCGGCTGCTTCAAGTTCGACGACCTGCCCGACAAGCCCAAGTCGGAGCTCACGGGCGTGGACAAGATACGGATCGTGCTGACCGTGGAGTCCGGACAGGCGAAGAAGGCCGACGTCGCCAAGAAGTACAAGATCTCCGAGAAGGAGTTCGACACCTGGGACAAGCAGTTCCGCGACGGGGACTGGGCCGCGCTGATGGGTTTGAATTCCCTCTTCGGCTCCTGA
- a CDS encoding DUF6777 domain-containing protein, producing the protein MSIEPSSSQPSFGRPKGPPSGPLAGSSQPDRPPPPEAETRPGGGRSGPPAGPPGGPGGGGGGGDEGPHHPWWKSAPRVAVVATAIVAAVALILVFTRSDGTSNQQRGEVFLQSAGSTGADPFTESTAKEGTAPTATPSLPSTATGTGNAVQSVSGDAPGLYGGTRNVASCDVEKQITALKADPSKNAAFASVLGIQPSAVPGYLRTLTPVQLRADTRVTNHGYRNGSATTYQAVLQAGTAVLVDDRGVPRVRCACGNPLTPPAAQQSAAPRPVGQSWSGYRPSHVVVVAPAPRPVKKFVVAGQRKGEWFTRDQGDHRGEHDTKTTPPPPPPKPSTPGREQTPSNGNTSQGPGKPSKPSGSGKSSESGKPSKPSESGKPSKSSESGKPSKPSESGKPSKSSESGKPSESGKPSKSSGSGKSSESGKPSKPSESGKPSKSSESGKPSKSSESSKSGKESSPSKDKSSSESGKPSSPSSGGSSKPQAPSSEPPSSQPGPKTSAPQTSAPPPLSSAPAPSAPQNTAPQNSGPPPADTGQQQQQQQQQQQQQQQQQPPGPEGS; encoded by the coding sequence GTGAGCATCGAACCGTCGTCGTCCCAACCGTCGTTCGGCCGTCCCAAAGGTCCTCCGTCGGGGCCGCTGGCGGGGTCTTCCCAGCCGGACCGGCCCCCACCCCCGGAGGCCGAGACCCGCCCCGGCGGCGGGCGGTCGGGACCGCCGGCCGGACCGCCCGGCGGACCCGGCGGCGGGGGCGGGGGCGGCGACGAGGGCCCGCACCACCCGTGGTGGAAGTCCGCGCCCCGGGTGGCCGTGGTCGCCACCGCGATCGTGGCGGCGGTGGCCCTGATCCTCGTGTTCACCCGCTCCGACGGCACCTCGAACCAGCAGCGGGGCGAGGTCTTCCTGCAGTCCGCCGGGAGCACGGGCGCGGACCCGTTCACGGAGTCGACCGCGAAGGAGGGCACCGCGCCGACGGCGACACCCTCGCTGCCCTCCACGGCCACGGGCACGGGCAACGCGGTACAGAGCGTGAGCGGTGACGCCCCCGGCCTCTACGGCGGGACACGCAACGTCGCCAGCTGCGACGTGGAGAAGCAGATCACCGCCCTCAAGGCGGACCCGTCGAAGAACGCGGCCTTCGCCTCGGTGCTGGGCATCCAGCCCTCCGCCGTCCCCGGCTATCTGCGCACCCTCACCCCCGTACAGCTCCGGGCGGACACCCGGGTCACCAACCACGGCTACCGCAACGGTTCTGCCACCACCTATCAGGCCGTGCTGCAGGCGGGGACCGCCGTCCTGGTCGACGACCGCGGGGTACCGCGGGTGCGCTGCGCCTGCGGGAACCCGCTGACACCGCCGGCCGCGCAGCAGAGTGCCGCCCCCAGGCCGGTGGGCCAGTCGTGGTCCGGCTACCGGCCCTCGCACGTGGTCGTCGTCGCGCCGGCGCCCCGCCCGGTGAAGAAGTTCGTCGTGGCGGGCCAGAGGAAGGGCGAATGGTTCACCCGGGACCAGGGCGACCACCGCGGCGAGCACGACACGAAGACGACACCGCCCCCGCCGCCACCGAAGCCGTCCACGCCGGGCAGGGAACAGACACCCTCGAACGGCAACACCTCGCAGGGACCGGGCAAGCCGTCCAAGCCGTCGGGGTCGGGCAAGTCCTCGGAGTCGGGCAAGCCGTCCAAGCCGTCCGAGTCGGGGAAGCCCTCGAAGTCCTCCGAGTCGGGCAAGCCGTCCAAGCCGTCCGAGTCGGGGAAGCCCTCGAAGTCCTCCGAGTCGGGCAAGCCGTCGGAGTCGGGGAAGCCGTCGAAGTCGTCGGGGTCGGGCAAGTCCTCGGAGTCGGGCAAGCCGTCCAAGCCGTCCGAGTCGGGGAAGCCCTCGAAGTCCTCCGAGTCGGGCAAGCCCTCCAAGTCCTCCGAGTCGTCGAAGTCCGGCAAGGAGTCGTCACCGTCGAAGGACAAGTCCTCGTCGGAGTCGGGCAAGCCGTCCTCTCCGTCGTCCGGGGGGTCCTCGAAGCCGCAGGCCCCGTCCTCCGAGCCGCCCTCCTCGCAGCCCGGGCCAAAGACGTCCGCGCCCCAGACCTCCGCGCCTCCGCCCCTGTCCTCCGCGCCCGCGCCTTCCGCGCCCCAGAACACGGCGCCCCAGAATTCCGGACCCCCGCCCGCCGACACAGGACAACAGCAACAGCAACAGCAACAGCAACAGCAACAGCAACAGCAGCAGCAACCGCCCGGCCCCGAGGGGTCCTAG